One stretch of Planctomycetota bacterium DNA includes these proteins:
- the carB gene encoding carbamoyl phosphate synthase large subunit (four CarB-CarA dimers form the carbamoyl phosphate synthetase holoenzyme that catalyzes the production of carbamoyl phosphate; CarB is responsible for the amidotransferase activity) has product ASRTVPFVAKATGVPWAKVATKVIMGRRLEDLGVTKEVRPKYWSVKTPVFPWSRFPGVDPVLGPEMKSTGEVMGVDAKFGAAFAKSQIAAGNPLRASGKVFISVNDRDKRNIISIAKRLSGLGFALVATSGTAAVLRTSGLEVEELPKVQEGSRPNVIDLMKNGEVAFLVNTPSGRTYRPDEVSIRAAAVRLGVPLVTTLSGAGALTVGLEELARGPLGVRSLQDYHRDLAAAR; this is encoded by the coding sequence GCGTCGCGGACGGTGCCGTTCGTCGCCAAGGCGACGGGCGTCCCCTGGGCAAAGGTGGCGACGAAGGTCATTATGGGCCGGCGGCTGGAGGACCTGGGCGTGACGAAGGAGGTCCGCCCGAAATACTGGTCCGTCAAGACGCCGGTGTTTCCGTGGTCGCGGTTCCCCGGGGTGGACCCGGTGCTGGGGCCGGAGATGAAATCGACGGGCGAGGTGATGGGGGTGGACGCGAAGTTCGGGGCGGCGTTCGCGAAGAGCCAGATCGCAGCCGGGAACCCCTTGAGGGCGTCGGGCAAGGTGTTCATCAGCGTGAACGACCGGGACAAGCGGAACATCATTTCGATCGCCAAAAGGCTCTCCGGGCTGGGATTCGCCCTGGTGGCGACGAGCGGAACGGCCGCGGTCCTCCGCACGAGCGGCCTGGAGGTCGAGGAATTGCCGAAGGTCCAGGAAGGGTCGAGGCCGAACGTCATCGACCTCATGAAAAACGGGGAAGTGGCCTTCCTGGTGAATACGCCGAGCGGGCGGACCTATCGGCCGGACGAGGTCTCGATCCGTGCGGCGGCGGTCCGCCTGGGCGTGCCGCTCGTGACGACGCTGAGCGGCGCCGGCGCGCTGACCGTCGGGCTGGAAGAGTTGGCGCGCGGACCGCTCGGGGTCCGGTCGCTGCAGGACTATCACCGGGACCTGGCGGCGGCGAGGTGA